From Pagrus major chromosome 6, Pma_NU_1.0, one genomic window encodes:
- the LOC140998248 gene encoding THAP domain-containing protein 2-like, producing MPDFCAAVGCSNERSAKTRDEGITFHRFPKDKVKRRAWTAALRRRDFKPNDRSVICSCHFKSDDFDMTGQTTRLREGVIPSVFGFSDRHCKVPTKPRTTRTSQKAVTQIPEVPVKLSVKLEESTSNHQYALEQDHQYALDPVQVKKKLSEAQKRIEELQRDLRNAKDRERRLKKTVKSLIKELKHKNMLTKELQEELDLYSDFPV from the exons ATGCCAGACttttgtgctgctgttggaTGTTCCAATGAAAGAAGTGCCAAAACAAGGGACGAGGGAATAACATTTCACAG GTTCCCTAAAGATAAAGTCAAAAGACGGGCATGGACAGCAGCACTGAGGAGAAGGGACTTTAAGCCAAATGACCGCTCAGTCATCTGCAGCTGTCATTTCAAGTCAGATGACTTTGACATGACCGGACAGACGACTCGTTTAAGAGAAGGGGTGATCCCGTCAGTTTTTGGATTTTCTGACCGTCATTGCAAA GTGCCCACTAAACCCAGGACAACCAGAACCTCACAAAAAGCTGTTACACAAATTCCAGAAGTTCCTGTTAAGCTGTCAGTGAAACTTGAGGAGTCAACCTCA aATCATCAGTATGCACTTGAGCAGGATCATCAGTATGCCCTTGACCCAGTTCAAGTTAAGAAAAAGTTAAGTGAGGCTCAGAAGAGAATAGAAGAGTTGCAGCGGGACTTAAGAAATGCCAAAGATCGGGAAAGAAGACTTAAGAAGACTGTGAAATCCCTGATTAAGgagttaaaacacaaaaatatgctAACAAAGGAACTGCAGGAGGAGCTTGACTTGTACTCTG ATTTTCCAGTTTAA
- the mrpl20 gene encoding large ribosomal subunit protein bL20m, producing the protein MVFLTLSCWIRSRGPDRYWKVQEVLKHARHFRGRKNRCYSLAVKAVRRAFVYATKGRRLKQRNMRTLWITRIAAASREHGMKYPALIHNLTKTSVQLNRRVISELAITEPRSFLSLAKLARARQQEGLRAALGDGKEPAGVFSRVVLLQ; encoded by the exons ATGGTTTTCCTGACGTTGTCGTGTTGGATCCGAAGCCGTGGACCTGACAGATACTGGAAAGTTCAAGAAGTTCTCAAACATGCACGG CACTTCAGAGGCAGAAAGAACCGCTGCTACAGTCTGGCTGTCAAGGCGGTCAGAAGAGCTTTCGTCTACGCCACCAAAGGTCGCAGGCTCAAGCAACGTAACATGAGGACG ctctGGATCACGCGCATTGCAGCAGCATCACGAGAGCACGGCATGAAGTATCCTGCACTAATACACAACCTCACCAAG ACTAGCGTTCAGCTAAACCGACGTGTTATCAGTGAACTGGCCATCACAGAACCTCGGTCATTCCTCTCACTTGCAAAGCTGGCACGGGCGCGACAGCAGGAGGGCCTCCGGGCAGCGTTGGGCGACGGCAAAGAGCCTGCTGGTGTCTTCTCCCGAGTTGTTTTGCTACAGTAA
- the atad3 gene encoding ATPase family AAA domain containing 3 — protein sequence MSWLFGLNKGQPEVPPGLPAQPPPPPPPAGGSSGGGDKPKDKWSNFDPTGLERAAQAAKELDKSRHAKEALDLARMQEQSTQMEYQSKMKEYEAAVEQLKGDQMRIQAEERRKTLNEETKQHQARAQYQDKLARQRYEDQLRQQQALNEENLRKQEESVQKQEAMRKATIEHEMELRHKNELLRIEAESKARARVERENADIIREQIRLKAAEHRQTVLESIKTAGAVFGEGFRAFVSDWDKVTATVAGLTLLAVGVYSARNATGVAGRYIEARLGKPSLVRETSRFTVGEAIKHPIKTTKRLKSKPQDALEGVVLSPSLEERVRDIAIATRNTRQNNGLYRNILMYGPPGTGKTLFAKKLAVHSGMDYAIMTGGDVAPMGRDGVTAMHKVFDWAGTSRRGLLLFVDEADAFLRKRSTEKISEDLRATLNAFLYRTGEQSNKFMLVLASNQPEQFDWAINDRIDEIVNFALPGPEERERLVRLYFDKYVLEPATGGRQRMKLAQFDYGIKCSEIAKRTEGMSGREISKLGVAWQAAAYSSEDGVLTEAMIDARVDDAVKQHLQKMNWLHAEEEAQTLTPPPAGATASGGKMGFTLPQSDAPQAEDVIAPILEKQEGESIAPPSDIDQSAEGKSAILAGQDCEDTVKAEAATTAESLAEPAASTDSEGKVEKEGKTGSSPPKDGTPV from the exons ATGTCGTGGCTGTTCGGCCTGAACAAGGGGCAGCCTGAAGTGCCTCCCGGCCTCCCGGCTCAGCCTCCACCACCTCCGCCGCCGGCCGGAGGCTCCAGCGGCGGTGGAGATAAACCCAAGGACAAATGGAGCAACTTCGATCCCACCGGGCTGGAGCGGGCTGCCCAGGCGGCCAAGGAGCTCGACAAGTCCC GACATGCCAAAGAAGCTCTGGATCTGGCTCGGATGCAGGAGCAGTCCACTCAGATGGAGTATCAGAGCAAAATGAAG GAGTACGAAGCAGCAGTTGAGCAGCTGAAGGGCGACCAGATGCGAATCCAggcggaggagaggaggaaaactcTGAATGAGGAGACCAAGCAGCATCAAGCG AGGGCTCAGTATCAAGATAAGCTGGCCAGACAGCGATATGAGGACCAACTACGGCAACAG cAAGCCCTGAATGAGGAGAACCTCCGCAAACAGGAGGAGTCTGTGCAGAAACAGGAGGCCATGAGGAAAG CAACGATAGAGCACGAGATGGAGCTGAGGCACAAGAATGAGCTTCTGCGTATAGAGGCCGAGTCAAAAGCACGAGCCcgtgtggagagagagaacgCTGATATCATCCGCGAGCAGATCCGTCTGAAGGCTgcagaacacagacagaccgTCCTGGAGTCCATAAA GACTGCAGGTGCTGTGTTTGGAGAAGGATTCAGGGCCTTTGTGTCAGACTGGGACAAAGTGACAGCCACG GTGGCAGGTCTGACCCTTTTAGCTGTGGGAGTTTATTCAGCCCGAAATGCGACCGGAGTGGCGGGACGTTACATCGAAGCCAGGCTCGGGAAGCCATCACTGGTGCGGGAAACATCGCGATTCACTGTGGGAGAGGCAATCAAGCATCCAATCAAG ACGACCAAACGGCTGAAGAGCAAACCTCAGGATGCTCTTGAGGGAGTTGTGCTCAGT CCCTCCCTGGAAGAGCGTGTGCGTGACATCGCCATAGCAACAAGGAACACGAGGCAGAACAACGGCCTGTACAGGAACATCCTCATGTACGGGCCTCCAGGCACGGGCAAAACTCTCTTTGCTAAG AAGCTGgcagtgcattctgggatgGACTACGCAATCATGACTGGTGGTGACGTCGCCCCCATGGGCCGTGATGGTGTGACAGCCATGCACAAAGTGTTTGACTGGGCTGGCACAAGTCGACGCGG ActtctgctgtttgttgatgAAGCTGATGCATTCCTTCGTAAGAGATCCACT GAGAAGATCAGTGAAGACCTCAGAGCCACTTTGAATGCATTCTTGTATCGCACTGGAGAACAGAGCAACAA gtttATGCTGGTGTTGGCCAGTAACCAACCGGAGCAGTTCGACTGGGCCATAAACGACCGTATTGATGAAATAGTGAATTTTGCTCTGCCGGGTCCcgaggagagggagaggctggTGCGGTTGTACTTTGACAAATATGTGCTGGAGCCCGCCACTGGAGGGAGGCA gAGGATGAAGCTGGCACAGTTCGACTACGGTATAAAATGCTCTGAGATAGCAAAGCGGACAGAGGGCATGTCTGGTAGAGAAATCTCTAAGCTGGGTGTGGCCTGGCAG GCGGCAGCATATTCCTCTGAAGATGGCGTCCTGACAGAGGCTATGATTGACGCCCGAGTTGACGATGCTGTCAAGCAACACCTTCAGAAGATGAACTGGCTGCACGCAGAGGAGGAGGCTCAGACCCTTACACCTCCCCCAGCTGGGGCAACAGCCAGTGGAGGAAAAATGGGTTTTACTCTGCCACAAAGTGATGCGCCTCAGGCTGAGGACGTGATCGCTCCCATCCTTGAGAAACAAGAGGGTGAAAGTATAGCACCTCCTTCAGACATCGACCAATCAGCAGAAGGCAAAAGTGCCATCCTAGCTGGACAGGACTGTGAGGACACTGTCAAAGCAGAAGCTGCGACAACAGCGGAGAGTTTAGCTGAGCCTGCTGCCTCTACTGACAGTGAGGGCAAGGTGGAAAAAGAAGGCAAAACTGGGTCATCTCCTCCAAAGGATGGAACTCCAGTTTGA